GACCCGCGTACTCGAGGCGACACGGCCGGGGGCGAATCGCTCGTCGTACAGCGCCAGCGACGAGTCGGCGTGTCCCAGTGGCGTCGCCCGTCCGCCGTCAAGGGTTACCGGTACCGCGAACTCGACGTCGTCGTCGGGAACCGCCAGTCGTGTCGTGAGGTCGGCTGCCAGCGTCGAAAGGCGGTTGATCCCGATGAACAACGGCCGGACGACGACCGTCGCTGCCGTGTGGGCGGCAACCGGCTTTCCCGGCAGCGCACAAACGGGTGTTCCGTCGACCGTCGCGACGGTCATCGGACGACCGGGGCGCAGCTCGACGCCACGAAAGGACACATCGTGCTCCCTCAGAACGTCGACGACGTGATCGGCCCCGCCGACGCTGGTGCCTCCGGTCGTCATGACGATATCATGGGTCGAAGCAGCGGTCGTGATCGCCTCCTGAATGACGGCCGCGTCGTCCGGAACGGGAGCCTCGATGATGGGACGGTGGCCCCAGCGACGGACGAGGTTCGCCAGCATCTCCGAGTCGCGATCGGGCTGTCGGCCCCGGTGAATCTCGGTTCCGGTCGCGAGAACGCCGACGTCGAGTGTTCGGGTCACGGCCACGGTTTCGATGCCGACGTCCCGGAGCAACGCCGCGTGGCGCGGTGCGAACCGCCGGCCGGCCGCGAACAGTCGCTCGCCGGCGGTAGCGGTCGCGCCCGCGGGATAGACGTTCGTTCCCGCGGGGAGTGATGGCCCCGACAGCTGCCCGTCCGTGACGGACGCCTCCTCACGCATCACGACCACGTCGGCCTGTGTCGGCAGCGCCGCTCCGGTCGCCACGGCGACGGCCTCTCCCCGGTCGATGCTCGGCGGCTCGTCCTCCGGGGACACGTCGCCGACCACCGTCAACGGATACCCGTCGGTCGTCGCGAACGCGAATCCGTCCATCGTCGCCCGGTCGTATCGCGGGACGTTCATCGGCGCAGTCACCGGCTCGGCAGTCACCCGACCGGCGATCTCTGTGAGTTCCGCTCGTACTGTTGGAGCGTCCTCTGCGAGCGGATAGAGTCCGAGTAGTCGATCGACCGCGACCGAGCGAGCGACAGATTCCCGTCCATCCATATCTTGGCAGGATGTTCAACCATCATATACCTTGACGGCGCCATCGACCAGCAGTTACTCACTGATCGGAGGCGATCTATTTTAGTTATAATATGGCCGAAATAGGGAAATTGAAAAATAGATAGTTCAAAGTCAGACGGTATCACGATAGAAATTGTCACACGTCAGCAGGAGACACCATGAAATCCAGGTGGACGTTTAAACTCGAGGATACGACCGTCAATGAAGTATGGCTTGCCTGGGTGGCCGCTGCTCTCCCGTATCTCGACGGCCTGTTCGCCTTTGCCGGTCCGAGCGATGTCGCGGAACTGTCCCGGCAACTCAAACGGTCGGGACCGGGCGGACGCATCGGCTACGACTTCGATACGCGGAGTACCCCGAGACTTATCGAAACCGATCAATGACCACCAACCCGATAGATAATTCATGAGTACGAGCGACTGGAGCCTCCCCGAAACGGACGTGTTCGACCGAATCCGAGCGGCTCTCGACGACGATTCGCCGGCCGTCCTGGCGACGGTAATCGCCGTCGAGGGCAGCGCGTACCGGAGACCGGGCGCGAAGATGTTGCTGTCACCGGACGGCACCGGCGCCGGAAGCATCACTGCTGGCTGTCTGGAGGACGAAGTTCGGGCGTTGG
This genomic interval from Halalkalicoccus subterraneus contains the following:
- a CDS encoding molybdopterin molybdotransferase MoeA; protein product: MDGRESVARSVAVDRLLGLYPLAEDAPTVRAELTEIAGRVTAEPVTAPMNVPRYDRATMDGFAFATTDGYPLTVVGDVSPEDEPPSIDRGEAVAVATGAALPTQADVVVMREEASVTDGQLSGPSLPAGTNVYPAGATATAGERLFAAGRRFAPRHAALLRDVGIETVAVTRTLDVGVLATGTEIHRGRQPDRDSEMLANLVRRWGHRPIIEAPVPDDAAVIQEAITTAASTHDIVMTTGGTSVGGADHVVDVLREHDVSFRGVELRPGRPMTVATVDGTPVCALPGKPVAAHTAATVVVRPLFIGINRLSTLAADLTTRLAVPDDDVEFAVPVTLDGGRATPLGHADSSLALYDERFAPGRVASSTRVLLADGIVLTREALEAGERVAVVPYEALE